The Primulina huaijiensis isolate GDHJ02 chromosome 12, ASM1229523v2, whole genome shotgun sequence genome has a window encoding:
- the LOC140989973 gene encoding cation/H(+) antiporter 18-like, with product MASNSTVKCPPPMKATSNGIFQGDDPLHFAVPLVIVQICLVVVLTRVLAYILRPLRQPRVIAEIIGGILLGPSAFGRNHKYLNTIFPPRSLTVLDTLANLGLLFFLFLVGLELDPKALRRTGKKALSIAVAGICLPFVLGIGTSFVLRDTISKGTSEGPFLVFMGVALSITAFPVLARILAELKLLTTDVGRMAMSAAAINDMAAWILLALAIALSGTGRSPVVSIWVFLCGSGFVMLCIYVAPRVFKWMAQRCAEGEPVDEIYVCATLTAVLAAGFVTDTIGIHALFGAFVLGVLVPKEAPFSVSLVEKLEDLVSGLFLPLYFVSSGLKTNVATIQGAQSWGLLILIILTACFGKIVGTVCVSLCCKVPFREALTLGFLMNTKGLVELIVLNIGKDRGVLNDQTFAIMVLMALFTTFITTPLVITIYKPANITKSEYKHRTVQRKESSTQLRMLACFHSTNNIPTLINLMEISRGTGKRGGLHVYAMHLMELSERSSAILMAHKARNNGMPFWRKGHDSDKNKIVVAFEAFQHLSQVSVRPATAISAMSSMHVDICKSALRKRLAIIILPFHKHPRLDGHLETTRGDLRYVNKRVLENAPCSVAILVDRGLGGLSHVSASNVAYVITVLFFGGQDDRESLSYGALMAEHPGITLNVVRFIIDPNVIGDSIQLDMNSDHHGEETKPDEEFLKELKERVSSNDSIKFEDNVVRDATEMVSSIRTHSRCNLFLVGRMSEGQLVEALDKKGECPELGPVGNLLISADFFTTASVLVVQQYRSKLTGDSLSSLQAEDMGECTD from the exons GGAGGGATTTTGCTAGGGCCATCAGCTTTCGGCCGCAACCATAAGTATCTTAATACTATTTTTCCACCTAGAAGCCTTACAGTTTTGGACACCCTTGCAAACCTCGGTCTcctattttttttgttcttagTAGGCCTTGAACTTGACCCAAAGGCTCTTCGGCGAACTGGGAAAAAAGCGTTAAGCATCGCGGTGGCAGGAATTTGTCTTCCATTTGTTTTAGGAATCGGGACCTCATTTGTACTCAGAGACACCATATCAAAAGGTACAAGCGAAGGCCCATTTCTCGTGTTCATGGGAGTGGCCCTCTCGATCACCGCCTTTCCTGTGTTGGCTCGTATTCTGGCTGAGCTCAAGCTTTTAACCACTGATGTTGGTAGAATGGCCATGTCAGCCGCTGCCATCAATGATATGGCGGCATGGATTCTACTTGCTCTAGCGATCGCTCTATCTGGCACAGGCCGTTCTCCTGTTGTTTCAATATGGGTGTTCTTGTGTGGTTCTGGTTTCGTTATGCTCTGCATATATGTGGCCCCTCGTGTTTTTAAATGGATGGCACAGCGTTGCGCTGAAGGCGAGCCAGTGGACGAGATATATGTCTGTGCTACATTGACTGCCGTTTTGGCTGCTGGATTTGTCACAGATACCATTGGAATACACGCTCTTTTCGGTGCTTTTGTGCTCGGAGTTCTCGTTCCAAAAGAGGCGCCTTTTTCCGTGTCCCTTGTGGAAAAACTCGAGGACCTAGTTTCCGGTCTTTTTCTTCCTCTGTACTTTGTGTCGAGTGGGCTCAAGACAAACGTAGCCACCATTCAAGGAGCTCAGTCTTGGGGCCTTCTTATTTTGATCATATTAACAGCCTGTTTTGGGAAGATTGTGGGCACGGTCTGTGTTTCACTCTGCTGCAAAGTTCCATTTAGAGAGGCACTAACCCTTGGTTTCCTGATGAACACTAAAGGTTTAGTCGAGCTTATTGTTCTTAACATCGGTAAAGACAGAGGG GTCTTGAACGATCAAACATTTGCCATCATGGTTTTAATGGCCCTATTCACGACGTTTATAACAACTCCTCTTGTTATAACCATTTACAAGCCAGCCAATATAACTAAATCAGAGTACAAGCACAGAACAGTTCAGAGGAAGGAATCAAGCACTCAACTGCGAATGTTGGCCTGTTTCCACAGTACAAATAACATTCCCACATTGATCAATCTCATGGAAATTTCACGGGGTACAGGAAAAAGAGGGGGCCTTCATGTTTACGCGATGCACCTAATGGAGCTTTCTGAAAGATCGTCTGCCATCTTAATGGCCCATAAGGCACGAAATAATGGAATGCCCTTTTGGAGAAAGGGTCACGATTCTGATAAGAATAAAATTGTCGTTGCCTTTGAGGCATTCCAGCATCTTAGCCAAGTCTCTGTGCGACCAGCAACTGCAATCTCTGCAATGTCCAGTATGCACGTTGACATATGCAAGAGCGCTCTAAGGAAAAGGCTGGCAATAATCATCCTTCCATTCCATAAGCACCCAAGGTTAGATGGACATTTGGAGACGACACGAGGTGATTTAAGATACGTAAACAAGAGGGTTCTTGAGAATGCCCCTTGTTCTGTTGCCATTCTAGTTGATCGTGGGCTCGGTGGCTTATCCCACGTATCGGCAAGCAACGTTGCTTATGTCATCACGGTCTTGTTCTTTGGCGGACAAGATGATCGTGAATCTCTTTCATACGGTGCACTAATGGCCGAGCACCCTGGGATTACTCTAAATGTTGTTCGGTTCATCATAGACCCCAATGTAATTGGAGACAGCATCCAACTTGATATGAACAGTGATCATCATGGTGAAGAAACTAAACCGGATGAAGAATTTCTTAAAGAATTGAAGGAAAGAGTATCAAGCAATGATTCAATCAAATTTGAAGATAACGTGGTAAGGGACGCCACAGAAATGGTTAGTTCGATTCGAACACACAGCCGTTGTAATCTGTTTCTTGTTGGAAGAATGTCCGAAGGTCAACTGGTGGAAGCTCTTGACAAGAAAGGGGAATGCCCAGAACTCGGTCCGGTTGGAAATTTGTTGATTTCTGCAGATTTTTTTACCACAGCTTCTGTTCTCGTTGTTCAGCAGTATCGTAGCAAGTTAACTGGAGACTCGTTGAGTTCACTCCAGGCAGAAGATATGGGGGAATGTACTGACTAA
- the LOC140989910 gene encoding BTB/POZ domain-containing protein POB1-like isoform X1, translating into MESGGSFESGSPENSSDFAFAFNDINFSDRVLRIEILLDVPGSKPGPDDSLADWARNRKRRRDDQLNALELTVQREEQILSCNIPDMEDGVTYENVEEAVAMIEEPPVNVTLTTNHQPDMTINEATQVIETSSGMDYSAIVVKTIHISSPILAAKSPFFYKLFSNGMRESEQRRVTLRIHASEEAALMDLLNFMYSNSLTRTTPSALLDVLMAADKYEVASCMRYCSRLLRNLPMTCESALLYLDLPSTVLMADTVQPLTDAAKQFLAERFKDMSKFQEEVLNLPLSGIEVILASDDLQVASEDAILDFVLKWARIHYPKLEERREILSTRLIRLIRFPCMSCRKLRKVLTCSDFDPELTSKVVLDSLFFKAEAPYRQRTLVAEGNASFRRFAERAYKYRPVKVVEFELPRQQCMVYLDLKREECANLFPSGRVYSQAFHLGGQGFFLSAHCNMDQQSSFHCFGLFLGMQEKGSDTFTVDYEFASRTKPSEEFVSKYKGNYNFTGGKAVGYRNLFGVPWTAFIADNSPFFINGILHLRAELTIKPRVFLDNI; encoded by the exons ATGGAATCGGGCGGTTCGTTCGAAAGTGGGTCGCCGGAAAACTCGTCGGACTTTGCTTTTGCGTTCAATGACATCAATTTCTCTGATAGGGTTCTTCGGATTGAGATCTTACTCGATGTGCCCGGATCCAAACCCGGCCCCGATGATAGCCTCGCTGATTGGGCGCGTAACCGGAAGCGGCGTCGCGATGATCAGCTCAATG CTTTAGAGTTGACAGTGCAACGTGAAGAACAGATATTGAGTTGCAATATCCCAGATATGGAAGATGGTGTTACTTATGAAAACGTAGAGGAAGCTGTGGCAATGATAGAGGAGCCACCTGTAAATGTGACACTGACTACAAATCACCAGCCCGATATGACAA TTAATGAAGCAACACAGGTCATTGAAACATCTTCTGGAATGGACTACTCAGCCATCGTAGTGAAGACCATCCACATTAGCTCTCCTATTTTGGCAGCAAAGAGTCCATTCTTTTACAAG TTGTTCTCAAATGGTATGAGAGAGTCAGAGCAGCGACGTGTAACTCTACGGATCCATGCCTCTG AGGAAGCTGCCCTCATGGATTtgctaaattttatgtatagcAATTCTTTAACAAGAACAACACCGTCCGCTTTGTTGGATGTGTTGATGGCTGCTGACAAATATGAGGTTGCATCATGTATGAGATATTGCAGCCGTCTATTACGAAACTTGCCAATGACTTGTGAATCAGCATTGCTTTATTTGGATCTTCCTTCGACTGTTTTGATGGCTGATACAGTTCAGCCACTTACAGATGCTGCCAAGCAATTTCTTGCTGAACGCTTCAAGGACATGAGCAA GTTTCAAGAAGAAGTGCTCAACCTGCCTTTATCTGGTATTGAGGTAATTCTGGCCAGTGATGATCTTCAGGTAGCTTCGGAGGATGCTATCTTAGATTTTGTGCTGAAGTGGGCTCGAATACATTACCCAAAGCTGGAGGAACGACGTGAAATATTGAGCACACGTCTCATTCGCCTGATTCGTTTTCCATGCATGAGTTGCCGAAAGCTGAGAAAAGTCCTAACTTGCAGCGACTTTGATCCTGAACTTACTTCCAAGGTCGTACTAGATTCCCTCTTTTTCAAGGCAGAAGCTCCATACCGGCAACGTACTCTTGTGGCAGAGGGCAATGCTTCATTCCGCCGTTTTGCAGAGCGTGCATATAAATACCGACCCGTCAAGGTTGTTGAATTTGAGTTACCTCGTCAACAGTGTATGGTGTATCTGGATCTAAAGCGAGAGGAGTGTGCAAATCTCTTCCCTTCTGGTCGAGTCTACTCCCAAGCTTTTCACTTGGGAGGGCAAGGATTTTTCTTGTCGGCCCATTGCAATATGGACCAACAGAGTTCTTTCCATTGTTTCGGACTGTTTTTAGGCATGCAAGAGAAGGGATCAGACACCTTCACAGTTGACTACGAGTTCGCTTCCAGAACAAAGCCCTCAGAGGAGTTTGTGAGCAAGTATAAAGGAAATTACAACTTTACTGGAGGAAAGGCTGTAGGATACCGAAACTTATTTGGCGTTCCATGGACGGCTTTCATAGCGGACAACAGCCCTTTTTTCATCAATGGGATTCTCCATCTAAGGGCTGAACTGACTATCAAACCACGAGTATTTCTTGATAATATATGA
- the LOC140989910 gene encoding BTB/POZ domain-containing protein POB1-like isoform X2, with protein MESGGSFESGSPENSSDFAFAFNDINFSDRVLRIEILLDVPGSKPGPDDSLADWARNRKRRRDDQLNALELTVQREEQILSCNIPDMEDGVTYENVEEAVAMIEEPPVNVTLTTNHQPDMTTTQVIETSSGMDYSAIVVKTIHISSPILAAKSPFFYKLFSNGMRESEQRRVTLRIHASEEAALMDLLNFMYSNSLTRTTPSALLDVLMAADKYEVASCMRYCSRLLRNLPMTCESALLYLDLPSTVLMADTVQPLTDAAKQFLAERFKDMSKFQEEVLNLPLSGIEVILASDDLQVASEDAILDFVLKWARIHYPKLEERREILSTRLIRLIRFPCMSCRKLRKVLTCSDFDPELTSKVVLDSLFFKAEAPYRQRTLVAEGNASFRRFAERAYKYRPVKVVEFELPRQQCMVYLDLKREECANLFPSGRVYSQAFHLGGQGFFLSAHCNMDQQSSFHCFGLFLGMQEKGSDTFTVDYEFASRTKPSEEFVSKYKGNYNFTGGKAVGYRNLFGVPWTAFIADNSPFFINGILHLRAELTIKPRVFLDNI; from the exons ATGGAATCGGGCGGTTCGTTCGAAAGTGGGTCGCCGGAAAACTCGTCGGACTTTGCTTTTGCGTTCAATGACATCAATTTCTCTGATAGGGTTCTTCGGATTGAGATCTTACTCGATGTGCCCGGATCCAAACCCGGCCCCGATGATAGCCTCGCTGATTGGGCGCGTAACCGGAAGCGGCGTCGCGATGATCAGCTCAATG CTTTAGAGTTGACAGTGCAACGTGAAGAACAGATATTGAGTTGCAATATCCCAGATATGGAAGATGGTGTTACTTATGAAAACGTAGAGGAAGCTGTGGCAATGATAGAGGAGCCACCTGTAAATGTGACACTGACTACAAATCACCAGCCCGATATGACAA CAACACAGGTCATTGAAACATCTTCTGGAATGGACTACTCAGCCATCGTAGTGAAGACCATCCACATTAGCTCTCCTATTTTGGCAGCAAAGAGTCCATTCTTTTACAAG TTGTTCTCAAATGGTATGAGAGAGTCAGAGCAGCGACGTGTAACTCTACGGATCCATGCCTCTG AGGAAGCTGCCCTCATGGATTtgctaaattttatgtatagcAATTCTTTAACAAGAACAACACCGTCCGCTTTGTTGGATGTGTTGATGGCTGCTGACAAATATGAGGTTGCATCATGTATGAGATATTGCAGCCGTCTATTACGAAACTTGCCAATGACTTGTGAATCAGCATTGCTTTATTTGGATCTTCCTTCGACTGTTTTGATGGCTGATACAGTTCAGCCACTTACAGATGCTGCCAAGCAATTTCTTGCTGAACGCTTCAAGGACATGAGCAA GTTTCAAGAAGAAGTGCTCAACCTGCCTTTATCTGGTATTGAGGTAATTCTGGCCAGTGATGATCTTCAGGTAGCTTCGGAGGATGCTATCTTAGATTTTGTGCTGAAGTGGGCTCGAATACATTACCCAAAGCTGGAGGAACGACGTGAAATATTGAGCACACGTCTCATTCGCCTGATTCGTTTTCCATGCATGAGTTGCCGAAAGCTGAGAAAAGTCCTAACTTGCAGCGACTTTGATCCTGAACTTACTTCCAAGGTCGTACTAGATTCCCTCTTTTTCAAGGCAGAAGCTCCATACCGGCAACGTACTCTTGTGGCAGAGGGCAATGCTTCATTCCGCCGTTTTGCAGAGCGTGCATATAAATACCGACCCGTCAAGGTTGTTGAATTTGAGTTACCTCGTCAACAGTGTATGGTGTATCTGGATCTAAAGCGAGAGGAGTGTGCAAATCTCTTCCCTTCTGGTCGAGTCTACTCCCAAGCTTTTCACTTGGGAGGGCAAGGATTTTTCTTGTCGGCCCATTGCAATATGGACCAACAGAGTTCTTTCCATTGTTTCGGACTGTTTTTAGGCATGCAAGAGAAGGGATCAGACACCTTCACAGTTGACTACGAGTTCGCTTCCAGAACAAAGCCCTCAGAGGAGTTTGTGAGCAAGTATAAAGGAAATTACAACTTTACTGGAGGAAAGGCTGTAGGATACCGAAACTTATTTGGCGTTCCATGGACGGCTTTCATAGCGGACAACAGCCCTTTTTTCATCAATGGGATTCTCCATCTAAGGGCTGAACTGACTATCAAACCACGAGTATTTCTTGATAATATATGA